A single genomic interval of Mycolicibacterium holsaticum DSM 44478 = JCM 12374 harbors:
- the bla gene encoding class A beta-lactamase: MTRLSRRRILVGGLTLAAAAASTQKIALADPAPPIQDQIAALEHQQGALIGVFAVNLASGNAVAHRAQERFAMCSTFKAYAAARVLQMAEHGELSLEERVFVDPGDIVANSPVTEARAGGEVSLAELCRAALQRSDNTAANLLLTRIGGPQAITAFARSIGDPQSRLDRWETELNSAIPGDLRDTSTPEALGGGYRNLLAGDVLAPPQRSQLEDWMRANQTSSMRAGLPQGWTSADKTGSGDYGSTNDVGIAYGPDGQRILLALMTRSQASDPKAAGLRPLIGELARLVVPRVLV, from the coding sequence ATGACTCGACTCTCACGGCGGCGCATCCTGGTCGGCGGGCTCACGCTCGCGGCAGCGGCCGCAAGCACCCAGAAAATCGCCCTTGCCGATCCGGCACCACCGATCCAGGACCAGATCGCGGCGCTGGAACACCAGCAGGGCGCGTTGATCGGTGTGTTCGCCGTGAATTTGGCGTCCGGAAACGCGGTGGCACACCGGGCGCAGGAGCGGTTCGCGATGTGCTCGACGTTCAAGGCCTACGCGGCGGCAAGGGTGCTGCAGATGGCCGAACACGGCGAATTGTCGTTGGAGGAACGGGTGTTCGTCGACCCCGGCGACATCGTGGCCAACTCACCGGTCACCGAAGCGCGCGCCGGTGGGGAAGTGAGCCTGGCCGAACTGTGTCGGGCGGCGTTGCAGCGCAGCGACAACACCGCAGCCAACCTGCTGCTGACCAGGATCGGTGGCCCGCAGGCCATCACCGCGTTCGCACGCAGCATCGGGGATCCGCAGTCGCGGCTGGACCGCTGGGAGACCGAGTTGAACTCGGCCATACCCGGTGATCTTCGCGACACCAGCACCCCCGAAGCGCTCGGTGGCGGCTACCGCAACCTGCTCGCCGGTGACGTCCTCGCGCCGCCGCAGCGCAGCCAGCTCGAGGACTGGATGCGGGCGAACCAGACGTCGAGCATGCGCGCGGGTCTGCCGCAGGGATGGACCAGCGCGGACAAGACCGGCAGCGGCGATTACGGCAGCACCAACGATGTGGGCATCGCCTACGGCCCTGACGGGCAGCGGATTCTTCTCGCGCTGATGACCCGTTCACAGGCAAGTGATCCGAAGGCCGCCGGTCTACGTCCCCTGATCGGCGAATTGGCGAGGTTGGTCGTGCCGAGAGTGCTGGTGTAA
- the dapB gene encoding 4-hydroxy-tetrahydrodipicolinate reductase, with protein MRVGVLGAKGKVGATMVRAVQTAEDLTFTAGVDAGDPLSQLVDTDTDVVIDFTHPDVVMDNLKFLIDNGIHAVVGTTGFTDERLDQVRAWLADKADVAVLIAPNFAIGAVLSMQFARQAARFFESVEVIELHHPHKADAPSGTATRTARLIAEARKGLPPNPDATSTSLEGARGADVDGVPVHSVRLAGLVAHQEVLFGTQGETLTIRHDSIDRTSFVPGVLLAVRRVADRPGLTIGIEPLLELE; from the coding sequence ATGCGAGTCGGAGTGCTGGGGGCAAAAGGCAAGGTCGGTGCCACGATGGTGCGGGCGGTACAGACCGCCGAGGACCTGACGTTCACCGCCGGTGTCGATGCCGGCGACCCGCTGAGCCAGTTGGTGGACACCGACACCGACGTGGTGATCGACTTCACCCATCCCGACGTGGTGATGGATAACCTGAAGTTCTTGATCGACAACGGTATTCATGCGGTGGTGGGCACCACCGGCTTCACCGACGAGCGGCTGGACCAGGTGCGCGCGTGGTTGGCCGACAAAGCCGACGTCGCGGTGCTCATCGCGCCGAACTTCGCGATCGGCGCGGTGCTGTCCATGCAGTTCGCCCGCCAGGCGGCCCGCTTCTTCGAATCCGTCGAGGTCATCGAACTGCACCATCCGCATAAAGCCGATGCGCCGTCGGGCACCGCGACACGGACCGCGCGGTTGATCGCTGAGGCGCGAAAAGGCTTGCCGCCCAACCCCGATGCCACCAGCACTTCGCTCGAAGGTGCGCGGGGCGCCGACGTCGACGGCGTCCCGGTGCACTCCGTGCGGCTGGCCGGGCTGGTCGCGCACCAGGAAGTGCTGTTCGGCACCCAAGGTGAGACGCTGACGATCAGGCACGACAGCATCGACCGGACGTCGTTCGTGCCCGGAGTGCTGCTGGCGGTGCGCCGGGTGGCCGACCGGCCGGGCCTGACGATAGGTATCGAGCCGCTGCTCGAACTCGAATGA
- a CDS encoding MCE family protein has protein sequence MTRFRISSVRTGLTVALVAVLIGGIALVSSDRSTGRTHIVGYFDNSNGLFVGDQVRILGIPVGRIDRIEPQPHRAEIHFWVDSRYPVPADVNAVILSPSLVTARAIQLTPAYTKGPTLQDHSVVPQDRTAVPIEWDDFRDQLERITEMLQPTGPGATSTLGSFINTAADNLRGQGSDIRQAVIQMSQAIAALGDHSGDIFSAVRNLSLLVSALQGSTEVMQHLNQNLDAVTGRLTSNPGSVGAAVKDLSEVVGEVQTFVADNKETVGVASDKLAAVSQILTESLDDVEQALHLAPTAAQNFINIYQPAQGTLTGALAVGNFADPITFICGGVQAASRLSGEQAAKLCVQYLAPIIKNRQYNFPPIGMNPFVGTAARPNEVTYSEDWLRPDAQTAHSTDPLAGLPGLMAPGAAS, from the coding sequence ATGACCAGGTTCCGGATTTCCTCGGTGCGGACCGGTCTCACCGTCGCACTGGTTGCGGTGCTGATCGGCGGGATAGCGCTGGTTTCCTCGGATCGCAGTACCGGCCGAACGCACATCGTCGGCTACTTCGACAACAGCAATGGGCTGTTCGTCGGCGACCAAGTACGCATCCTGGGCATCCCGGTCGGTCGCATCGACCGAATCGAACCGCAACCCCACCGGGCAGAAATCCACTTCTGGGTCGACAGCCGTTACCCGGTGCCCGCCGACGTGAACGCGGTGATTCTGTCACCGTCGTTGGTGACCGCGCGGGCCATCCAGCTGACCCCGGCGTACACCAAAGGTCCGACACTGCAGGATCATTCGGTGGTCCCGCAGGACCGGACCGCGGTGCCCATCGAATGGGACGACTTCCGAGACCAGCTGGAGCGGATCACCGAGATGCTGCAGCCGACCGGGCCGGGCGCGACCAGCACGCTCGGCTCCTTCATCAACACCGCCGCCGATAACCTGCGCGGGCAGGGTTCTGATATCCGGCAGGCGGTGATCCAGATGTCACAGGCGATCGCCGCGCTGGGTGATCACAGCGGCGACATCTTCAGCGCCGTGCGCAACCTTTCGTTGCTGGTGTCGGCGCTGCAGGGCAGCACCGAAGTGATGCAGCACCTCAACCAGAACCTCGACGCCGTCACCGGGCGACTGACCAGCAATCCCGGTTCGGTTGGCGCCGCGGTCAAAGATCTCAGCGAGGTGGTCGGTGAGGTCCAGACATTCGTTGCCGATAACAAGGAGACGGTGGGCGTCGCCTCGGACAAGCTGGCCGCCGTATCGCAGATCCTCACCGAAAGTCTTGACGACGTGGAGCAGGCGCTACATCTCGCTCCGACGGCCGCGCAGAACTTCATCAATATTTACCAGCCCGCGCAGGGAACTTTGACCGGCGCACTGGCCGTGGGTAACTTCGCCGATCCGATCACGTTCATTTGTGGCGGGGTGCAGGCGGCGTCGCGGCTCAGCGGTGAGCAGGCTGCCAAATTGTGCGTACAGTACCTGGCACCGATCATCAAGAACCGCCAATACAACTTCCCGCCGATCGGCATGAACCCGTTCGTCGGAACCGCCGCACGCCCCAACGAGGTCACCTACAGCGAGGACTGGCTGCGTCCCGATGCGCAGACGGCGCACAGCACAGATCCGCTGGCCGGATTGCCCGGGCTGATGGCGCCGGGGGCAGCATCGTGA
- a CDS encoding Lrp/AsnC family transcriptional regulator, which yields MGAEDSNRSPEERRQPKDLRPASVDDVDRRILTALHTDARMSNNALAERVGIAPSTCHGRVRRLQEIGVIRGFYTDIDPASIGLPLQAMISVSLQSSARGKIHSFIEQIRRMPQVMDVYFLAGADDFLLHVAARDIEDLRSFVVQNLNADADVAGTQTSLIFEHLRGASPL from the coding sequence GTGGGTGCAGAAGATTCGAACAGGTCACCGGAGGAACGGCGTCAGCCGAAGGATCTTCGGCCCGCGAGCGTCGACGACGTCGACCGCCGGATCCTGACCGCACTGCATACCGACGCGCGGATGTCGAACAACGCGTTGGCCGAACGCGTCGGCATCGCACCGTCGACATGTCATGGCCGGGTCCGCCGCCTGCAGGAGATCGGCGTGATCCGCGGCTTCTACACCGACATCGACCCGGCATCGATCGGCCTGCCACTGCAGGCGATGATCTCGGTGAGCCTGCAATCCAGTGCCCGAGGCAAGATCCACAGCTTCATCGAGCAGATCCGGCGCATGCCGCAGGTGATGGACGTCTACTTCCTGGCGGGCGCAGACGACTTCCTCCTGCACGTCGCCGCGCGCGACATCGAGGACCTCCGATCTTTCGTGGTGCAGAACCTCAACGCCGACGCCGACGTTGCCGGTACCCAGACGTCGCTGATTTTCGAGCACCTCCGCGGCGCATCCCCGCTCTAG
- a CDS encoding MCE family protein: MKSFQERNTMVIGVIGLVSTAAVAGAALNYDRLPVLSGSHTHAAYFAEAGGLTEGSDVQVAGLEVGEVTGVSLDGAQVVVTFTVNRGVRLGDRSEAAVKTKALLGNKILEVTPRGQGRLSHPIPIGRTTPAYQLPDALGDLTATISGLDTEQLSQSLDTLAHTFSDTPPQLKVAVQGVARFSRTLSERDARLRELLANANRVTTVLAEHRDQIVRLVSDTSALLAELQAQGAALDHLSANVSAASRQIGGFIADNRAALKPTLDKLNGVLTLVQNRKDEVQQSIKGLNDYLLALGETLASGPFFKAYLANLLPGQFIQPFVEAAFADLGLDPNVLLPSERTDPQTGQPGTPALPVPYPRTGQGGEPHLALPDAITGKPGDGRYPYREPLPAAPRGGPPPGPPASAAEIPAEPGS, translated from the coding sequence ATGAAGTCGTTTCAAGAACGGAACACGATGGTGATCGGCGTCATCGGGCTGGTGTCGACGGCCGCTGTTGCAGGTGCGGCACTCAACTATGACAGGTTGCCGGTGCTCTCCGGATCGCACACGCATGCGGCGTACTTCGCCGAGGCGGGCGGGCTCACCGAGGGTTCCGACGTTCAGGTCGCCGGTCTGGAAGTCGGTGAGGTCACCGGTGTTTCGCTGGACGGCGCCCAGGTGGTGGTCACCTTCACGGTGAACCGCGGTGTGCGGTTGGGTGATCGCAGTGAAGCGGCGGTCAAGACCAAGGCGCTGCTGGGGAACAAGATCCTGGAGGTCACCCCGCGTGGGCAGGGCCGGCTTTCCCACCCGATTCCGATCGGGCGGACCACGCCGGCGTATCAATTGCCCGACGCCCTGGGTGATCTGACCGCGACGATCAGCGGGCTGGATACCGAGCAACTGTCGCAGTCGCTAGATACGTTGGCGCACACGTTCTCCGATACCCCGCCGCAGTTGAAGGTCGCCGTTCAAGGGGTGGCCCGGTTCTCCAGAACGCTGAGCGAACGCGATGCGCGGCTCCGTGAGCTGCTGGCCAACGCCAACCGGGTGACCACAGTCTTGGCCGAACATCGCGATCAGATCGTACGGTTGGTATCCGACACCAGCGCGCTACTGGCGGAGCTGCAGGCACAGGGAGCTGCGTTGGACCATCTCTCGGCCAACGTCTCTGCGGCGAGCCGCCAGATCGGCGGGTTCATCGCGGACAACCGGGCCGCGCTGAAACCCACGCTGGACAAGTTGAACGGTGTTCTGACGCTTGTGCAGAACCGTAAAGACGAAGTGCAGCAATCGATCAAAGGCCTCAACGATTATCTGCTGGCGCTGGGGGAGACGTTGGCATCGGGCCCGTTCTTCAAGGCGTACCTGGCGAACCTGCTGCCCGGCCAGTTCATCCAGCCCTTTGTCGAAGCAGCCTTCGCCGACCTGGGGTTGGACCCCAACGTTTTGCTGCCATCCGAACGGACCGACCCCCAGACCGGCCAACCGGGCACGCCGGCGCTGCCGGTGCCTTACCCACGCACCGGCCAGGGCGGTGAGCCCCATCTGGCGCTGCCCGATGCGATCACCGGAAAGCCCGGCGACGGGCGCTATCCATACCGCGAACCGCTGCCCGCAGCACCCCGCGGCGGGCCGCCGCCGGGTCCGCCGGCGTCCGCAGCCGAAATCCCAGCGGAGCCAGGCTCATGA
- a CDS encoding MCE family protein: MIGNGGRRLHPAWWATILVGTIVAVTLLSGASFTRSFRSYVPVTLVSDRAGLVMESGGKVKLRGVQVGRVKAIDAGHDAVSLELEIDPDQIRHIPANAEARIAATTTFGAKFVDLIVPANPSTARLSAGDVVRSHNVTAEVNTVFENLVGVVRRVDPAKLNAVLSAVADGVRGRGEAMGRSVTDAGEVLAALNVRSAVMQRNWQVLKGFSDTYGEASSDILEMLAAVSVTSRTMVSHAAALDALLLNLIGLARSGTALLEPNKDTLVRAVNGLEPTTNLVATYNPSLTCLLVGGKALLDSGYYDITGGFNGKSIIVDAAVLLGDDPYRYPDNLPIVRAKGGPGGKPGCGSLPDVAENFPVRALVTNTGFGAGLDHRPNPGIGFPGWANYFPVTRPVPEPPSIRHPGGPAPGPAGMPGGEHP, translated from the coding sequence GTGATCGGCAACGGAGGACGCCGGCTGCATCCGGCTTGGTGGGCCACGATCCTCGTCGGAACCATCGTCGCGGTGACGCTGCTGTCCGGTGCTTCGTTCACTCGGTCGTTCAGGTCTTACGTTCCGGTGACGCTGGTGTCCGATCGTGCCGGTCTGGTGATGGAATCGGGCGGCAAGGTGAAGTTGCGTGGCGTGCAGGTCGGCCGGGTGAAGGCGATCGATGCCGGACACGACGCAGTGAGCCTGGAACTCGAGATCGACCCAGACCAGATCAGGCACATCCCCGCCAACGCCGAGGCGCGGATCGCGGCGACCACGACGTTCGGCGCAAAGTTCGTCGACCTCATCGTCCCAGCCAACCCGAGCACAGCTCGGCTGTCCGCAGGTGACGTGGTGCGATCGCACAATGTGACGGCCGAGGTCAATACCGTCTTCGAGAACCTCGTCGGGGTGGTCCGCAGGGTCGATCCGGCAAAACTGAACGCGGTTCTCTCGGCCGTTGCCGACGGCGTGCGCGGTCGCGGCGAAGCGATGGGCCGGTCCGTCACCGACGCCGGCGAGGTACTGGCGGCGCTCAACGTCCGCAGTGCCGTGATGCAGCGGAACTGGCAGGTGCTCAAGGGGTTCAGTGACACCTACGGCGAAGCCAGCAGCGATATTCTCGAGATGCTGGCCGCGGTCAGCGTGACCAGCCGGACGATGGTCAGCCACGCCGCTGCCTTGGATGCGTTGCTGCTCAACCTCATCGGCCTAGCGCGCAGTGGCACCGCGTTGCTCGAGCCGAACAAGGACACGTTGGTGCGGGCGGTCAACGGGTTGGAACCGACCACAAACCTGGTCGCCACCTACAACCCGTCCTTGACGTGTCTTCTCGTCGGTGGGAAAGCCCTTCTGGACAGTGGGTACTACGACATCACCGGAGGTTTCAACGGCAAGTCGATCATTGTCGATGCTGCGGTGCTGCTCGGCGACGACCCGTACCGCTATCCCGACAACCTGCCGATCGTGCGGGCCAAGGGCGGCCCGGGCGGCAAGCCGGGTTGCGGTTCGCTGCCCGACGTCGCCGAGAACTTCCCGGTGCGGGCGTTGGTGACCAACACGGGTTTCGGGGCAGGTTTGGACCATCGGCCCAATCCCGGCATCGGGTTTCCGGGCTGGGCCAACTATTTCCCGGTCACCCGGCCGGTGCCGGAGCCACCCAGCATCCGGCACCCCGGCGGACCGGCACCCGGCCCCGCTGGCATGCCAGGAGGTGAACACCCGTGA
- a CDS encoding MCE family protein: MRPNRRILIQLAFFVVITGVGGAIMTLNYMRLPELLFGAGHYRVTVELPVAAGLYKNGNVTYRGTEVGRVHDIRLSGDAVVAELSLQTGISIPADLDASVRSQSAIGEQYVALSPRVDDGPMLQDGDVIRLDRTSVPPDINALLNATNEGLEAIPRDNLQTTVDEAYMAFGGLGPELSRLIRGSTTLATDARSELDFLTGLIEDAPPVLETQTRTAGSVRAWAAHLADITDQVRTHDAELTRLLERGPAGADELRQAVDLVQPTLPVLLANLVSVGEVALTYQASIEQLLVLLPQNTAVVQGAGLANRDVKGPYKGGYLSFNLNVNLPPVCATGYLPAQQRRSPSETDYPARPAGDIYCRIPQDAPFNVRGARNLPCQTRPGKRAPTVRMCESDENYVPLNDGFNWKGDPNATLSGQPIPQLAPPASPIATAHYDPETGAYRGPDGQLFTQSDLGRSAQGQTWQSMLVPPQPN, from the coding sequence ATGCGGCCAAATCGTCGAATTCTGATCCAGCTGGCATTTTTCGTGGTGATCACCGGAGTTGGCGGTGCCATCATGACGCTGAACTACATGCGGCTGCCCGAACTGCTGTTCGGCGCCGGACACTACCGCGTGACCGTCGAACTCCCCGTCGCGGCGGGCCTGTACAAAAACGGCAACGTCACATACCGAGGCACCGAAGTGGGCCGCGTCCACGACATCCGCCTGAGCGGTGACGCCGTGGTGGCCGAGTTGTCGTTGCAGACCGGAATCAGCATTCCCGCAGATCTCGATGCCAGCGTGCGCAGCCAGTCCGCGATCGGCGAGCAGTACGTTGCGCTTTCACCGCGGGTTGACGACGGCCCCATGTTGCAGGACGGCGATGTGATTCGGCTCGACCGCACATCGGTGCCCCCCGATATCAACGCTCTTCTGAATGCGACGAACGAGGGGCTGGAGGCGATTCCGCGCGACAACCTGCAGACCACCGTCGACGAGGCCTACATGGCGTTCGGTGGCCTGGGGCCCGAATTATCGCGGCTGATCCGGGGATCCACGACGCTGGCCACCGATGCGCGCAGCGAGTTGGACTTTCTCACCGGGCTGATCGAGGATGCGCCGCCGGTGCTCGAAACTCAGACCCGCACGGCCGGATCGGTCCGTGCCTGGGCAGCCCATCTCGCCGACATCACCGACCAAGTCCGCACCCACGACGCCGAGCTGACCCGGTTGCTCGAACGTGGCCCGGCCGGCGCGGACGAATTACGCCAGGCGGTGGACCTCGTCCAGCCCACCCTGCCGGTGCTGTTGGCGAACCTGGTCAGCGTCGGTGAGGTTGCGCTGACCTACCAGGCCAGCATCGAGCAGCTTCTGGTGCTCCTTCCGCAGAACACCGCTGTGGTGCAGGGGGCAGGCTTGGCCAACCGAGATGTGAAGGGGCCGTACAAGGGGGGATATCTGAGCTTCAATCTGAACGTCAATCTCCCGCCGGTCTGCGCCACCGGGTATCTGCCGGCGCAGCAGCGCAGGTCACCCAGTGAGACCGACTATCCGGCCCGGCCGGCCGGTGACATCTACTGCAGGATCCCGCAGGACGCCCCGTTCAACGTCCGTGGCGCACGCAACTTGCCATGCCAAACGCGGCCGGGTAAGCGGGCGCCCACAGTGCGGATGTGTGAAAGCGACGAGAACTATGTGCCCCTCAACGACGGCTTCAACTGGAAAGGCGACCCGAACGCCACGCTGTCCGGGCAGCCGATTCCGCAGCTCGCGCCGCCGGCGTCGCCGATTGCGACAGCACACTACGACCCCGAAACCGGCGCATACCGAGGCCCCGACGGGCAGTTGTTCACCCAGTCCGATCTCGGGCGGAGTGCGCAGGGCCAGACGTGGCAATCAATGCTCGTTCCGCCACAACCGAATTGA
- a CDS encoding MCE family protein: MRENLSGVAWRLSIFVVVALCGMFALLTIFAQFRFERAQTYHALFTNVTGLKSGNFVRIAGVEVGKVTNISLRDDGLVAVSFTAEDSVLLTQGSRAAVRFDDLIGGRYVALEEGPGNTAKLLPGSTIPIERTAPALDLDALIGGFRPLFRALDPAQVNALSGQLIRAFQGEGATISSILGQTATLTHTLADRDELIGEVIDNLNTVLDSFSDQRTQFAKAVGSLTELVAALADRKKEIGDWVTYANASSASIADLLHHSRPPLRKALHETDRTAGIVVADHEYVDNLLATLPETYRVLGRQGMYGDFFSFYLCDLVLKLNGKGGQPVYVKLAGQASGRCAPR, translated from the coding sequence GTGAGAGAAAACCTGAGCGGCGTTGCCTGGCGGCTGTCGATCTTCGTGGTCGTTGCACTATGCGGCATGTTCGCCCTGTTGACGATCTTCGCCCAGTTCCGGTTCGAGCGCGCTCAGACCTACCACGCCTTGTTCACCAACGTGACCGGGCTCAAGAGCGGCAACTTCGTGCGGATTGCCGGTGTCGAAGTCGGTAAGGTCACCAACATCTCGTTGCGCGACGACGGTCTCGTGGCGGTCTCCTTCACGGCCGAGGATTCGGTCCTGCTGACCCAGGGCAGCAGGGCCGCCGTCCGGTTCGACGACCTCATCGGTGGGCGCTACGTCGCGCTGGAGGAGGGGCCCGGCAATACCGCGAAACTACTGCCCGGCAGCACCATTCCCATCGAACGAACCGCGCCGGCGCTCGACCTCGACGCCTTGATCGGTGGCTTTCGCCCGCTGTTTCGGGCGCTGGATCCCGCTCAGGTGAACGCGTTGAGCGGTCAGCTCATCCGCGCGTTCCAGGGTGAGGGCGCAACGATCAGCTCGATACTCGGCCAGACGGCCACGCTGACGCACACCTTGGCCGACCGTGATGAACTCATCGGAGAGGTGATCGACAACCTCAACACCGTTCTGGATTCGTTTTCCGATCAGCGTACTCAATTCGCCAAGGCGGTCGGTTCGTTGACGGAGTTGGTAGCGGCGCTGGCCGATCGCAAGAAGGAGATCGGCGACTGGGTCACTTACGCCAACGCGTCCTCGGCGTCGATCGCTGACCTCCTGCACCACTCGCGTCCGCCGCTGCGCAAGGCGCTGCACGAAACCGACCGCACGGCCGGCATCGTGGTCGCCGACCACGAATACGTCGACAATCTTCTGGCGACCCTGCCCGAAACCTATCGGGTGCTGGGACGCCAAGGCATGTACGGGGATTTCTTCAGCTTCTACCTGTGTGACCTGGTGCTGAAACTCAACGGTAAGGGCGGTCAGCCGGTGTACGTCAAGCTCGCGGGACAGGCCTCGGGGAGGTGCGCGCCCCGATGA
- a CDS encoding MCE family protein — translation MTAHHGRRLTATVLAVVLSASMSACGWRGLNTLPMPGTEGHGPGAYTIQAQLPDVNNIQQNSRVRVGDVTVGNVTKIERQGWHALLTIKLNGDVDLPANSTVTVGQTSLLGSLHIELAAPSSEPPQGRLREGSLIPLASGGAYPSTEQTLAAVSLLLNGGGIGQMQDITKAFSTALAGREDDLRNLLTELDTFVAVVNDQTGDIIDATDSLNRLVGQFADEKPVVDAALATVPDALAELSGVRHHLADALDQLGRLGALASESVDQTKEALVAELKHIGLLAESLANAGPALTRSLSFFTTYPFAKETLTKWFRGDYANLTAVIDLTLSRIDSALFTGTRFEGDLTELEVQWGRTIGQLPSPYTAANPLVVPYRFDQGR, via the coding sequence GTGACGGCACACCATGGGCGGCGGCTAACCGCCACGGTGCTGGCAGTGGTGCTGTCCGCATCGATGTCAGCCTGCGGCTGGCGCGGTTTGAACACGCTACCGATGCCGGGCACCGAGGGGCACGGGCCGGGCGCGTACACGATTCAGGCACAACTGCCCGACGTCAACAACATTCAGCAGAACTCCCGTGTGCGGGTGGGTGATGTGACGGTGGGCAACGTCACCAAGATCGAGCGGCAGGGTTGGCACGCGTTGTTGACCATCAAACTCAACGGAGACGTCGACTTGCCGGCCAATTCGACGGTGACGGTCGGGCAGACCAGCCTGCTCGGATCGCTTCACATCGAACTGGCCGCGCCGAGTAGTGAGCCACCGCAGGGTCGGCTGCGTGAGGGTTCGCTGATTCCGCTGGCGTCGGGCGGCGCCTACCCATCGACCGAACAGACACTGGCGGCGGTATCACTTTTGCTCAACGGTGGTGGTATCGGCCAGATGCAGGACATCACAAAGGCTTTCAGCACTGCGCTGGCAGGTCGGGAGGACGACCTTCGCAACCTGCTGACCGAACTCGACACGTTTGTCGCCGTCGTCAACGATCAGACCGGTGACATCATCGACGCCACGGACAGCCTCAACCGTCTGGTGGGTCAGTTCGCCGACGAGAAACCGGTCGTGGACGCGGCGTTGGCCACCGTGCCGGACGCCCTGGCTGAGCTCAGCGGCGTGCGGCATCATCTCGCCGATGCGCTGGATCAGCTCGGCCGGTTGGGCGCGCTGGCCAGCGAATCAGTCGATCAGACCAAGGAGGCGCTGGTCGCTGAGCTCAAACACATTGGGTTGCTGGCTGAGTCGTTGGCCAACGCCGGGCCGGCGTTGACCCGGTCATTGAGCTTCTTCACCACCTATCCATTCGCCAAGGAAACGCTCACCAAGTGGTTTCGCGGGGATTACGCCAACCTCACCGCCGTCATCGACCTCACACTGAGCCGGATCGACTCGGCGTTGTTCACCGGCACCCGGTTCGAAGGCGATCTCACCGAGCTCGAGGTCCAGTGGGGACGCACGATCGGTCAGCTGCCCAGCCCGTACACGGCGGCCAATCCGTTGGTGGTCCCGTACCGGTTTGATCAGGGACGGTGA
- a CDS encoding NAD-dependent epimerase/dehydratase family protein, translating to MHDAKILISGVTGQVASPVAQALSADNQVWGIARFTDPAARERLELAGVRCVTVNLAAGDFTGVPSDFDYVLNFAVAKSGRWDKDLAANAESVGLLMAHCADAEAFLHCSSAAVYDPPDDEPRTEAAALGDNHKALFPTYSISKIAAEVVARSMARALGVPTTIARLNVPYGDHGGWPYFHMEMMLAGMPIPVPPGDAALYNPIHEEDIIATIPKLLEAASVPATTVNWAGDQLVSLQQWCTYLGSLIGRTPVFEESEQALRGNPVDITQLRELTGAQTTVDWRDGLRRMVTEFHPELVAP from the coding sequence ATGCATGACGCCAAGATCCTGATCTCGGGTGTCACCGGTCAGGTGGCGTCGCCGGTGGCCCAAGCCCTTTCGGCGGACAACCAGGTCTGGGGCATCGCCCGCTTCACCGACCCCGCGGCGCGTGAGCGCCTGGAACTGGCGGGCGTGCGATGCGTGACCGTCAACCTGGCCGCCGGTGATTTCACCGGCGTCCCGTCGGACTTCGACTACGTCCTCAACTTCGCCGTCGCCAAGAGCGGCAGGTGGGACAAGGACCTGGCAGCCAACGCGGAGTCGGTGGGTCTGCTCATGGCGCACTGCGCGGACGCCGAAGCGTTTCTGCACTGCTCCTCGGCGGCGGTCTACGATCCACCCGACGATGAACCGCGCACCGAGGCGGCCGCGCTCGGCGACAACCACAAGGCGTTGTTCCCAACGTATTCCATCTCCAAGATCGCAGCCGAGGTCGTCGCCCGCTCGATGGCGCGCGCGCTTGGTGTGCCCACCACCATCGCCCGGCTCAACGTGCCGTACGGCGACCACGGTGGCTGGCCGTACTTCCACATGGAGATGATGCTCGCGGGCATGCCGATCCCGGTTCCACCCGGAGATGCCGCGCTGTACAACCCGATCCACGAAGAGGACATCATCGCCACCATCCCGAAACTGCTCGAGGCCGCGTCGGTTCCGGCGACCACGGTGAATTGGGCCGGTGACCAACTGGTCAGCCTTCAGCAGTGGTGCACCTACCTGGGTTCGCTGATCGGCCGCACACCGGTCTTCGAAGAAAGCGAGCAGGCGCTGCGCGGCAACCCGGTGGACATCACGCAGTTACGCGAGCTCACCGGCGCGCAAACGACGGTGGACTGGCGCGACGGCCTGCGCCGAATGGTGACGGAATTTCACCCGGAACTGGTTGCGCCCTAA